In a single window of the Mauremys reevesii isolate NIE-2019 linkage group 3, ASM1616193v1, whole genome shotgun sequence genome:
- the KCNF1 gene encoding potassium voltage-gated channel subfamily F member 1 yields the protein MAGESRFPDVDSNGSEKNEDIEVIVNVGGVRQVLYGENLNRYPATRLAQLINCLSGGYDTIFSLCDDYDPGKREFYFDRDPDAFKCIIDIYYFGEIHMKKGICPICFKNEMEFWKVDLKFLDDCCKTHLSEKKEELEEIARRVQLILDDLGVDASENRWKRCQKYIWKLMEKPESSYSARVIAVLSFLFILISSVVMCLGTIPELQIVDSEGNHVEHPTLDNIETACIGWFTLEYVLRLISSPNKLYFVISFMNIIDVFAILPFYVSLILTHLGAGMMELTNVQQAVQALRIMRIARIFKLARHSTGLQTLTYALKRSFKELGLLLMYLAVGIFVFSALGYTMEQSHPETLFKSIPQSFWWAIITMTTVGYGDIYPKTTLGKLNAATSFLCGVIAIALPIHPIINNFVRYYNKQRVLETAAKHELELMELYSGEGKVGGSKNELEDLVGEGKEYPSWSRQLKVSHSDTFIHLLSDEKYYRTRLQSCK from the coding sequence ATGGCAGGTGAATCTAGATTTCCAGATGTGGACAGTAATGGatcagaaaaaaatgaagatATAGAGGTTATAGTCAATGTTGGTGGGGTGAGGCAGGTGCTATACGGAGAAAATCTGAACCGATATCCAGCAACAAGGTTAGCACAGTTGATCAACTGTTTATCAGGGGGATATGATACTATTTTCTCTCTTTGTGATGACTATGATCCTGGGAAAAGAGAATTTTATTTTGACAGAGATCCAGATGCTTTCAAATGCATTATTGATATATATTACTTTGGAGAAATTCACATGAAGAAAGGAATATGCCCTATATGTTTCAAGAATGAAATGGAATTTTGGAAAGTAGACCTGAAATTCTTGGATGACTGCTGCAAAACTCATCTGAGCGAAAAAAAGGAGGAACTGGAAGAAATAGCCCGAAGGGTGCAATTGATTCTGGATGATTTGGGAGTGGATGCCTCTGAAAATCGCTGGAAGAGATGCCAGAAATACATTTGGAAATTAATGGAGAAACCAGAATCATCCTATTCAGCTAGAGTCATCGCAGTGTTGTCCTTCCTATTTATTTTAATCTCATCTGTAGTAATGTGCCTGGGGACCATCCCAGAGCTCCAGATAGTAGACTCTGAGGGAAATCATGTGGAACACCCAACACTGGACAACATTGAGACAGCATGTATAGGCTGGTTTACCTTGGAATATGTGCTTAGACTTATTTCTTCTCCTAATAAACTGTACTTTGTGATTTCTTTCATGAACATCATTGATGTTTTTGCAATACTTCCCTTCTATGTCAGCTTGATCTTGACCCACTTGGGTGCCGGAATGATGGAGTTAACCAACGTGCAACAGGCTGTTCAAGCACTTCGGATCATGAGGATTGCTAGAATTTTCAAACTCGCACGCCACTCCACAGGGCTACAGACTTTAACCTATGCTCTTAAAAGAAGCTTTAAGGAGCTAGGACTGCTTCTTATGTACTTGGCTGTTGGAATCTTTGTCTTTTCTGCCCTTGGTTATACCATGGAGCAAAGTCACCCTGAAACCTTATTTAAAAGCATCCCTCAGTCATTTTGGTGGGCAATTATAACCATGACCACAGTTGGATACGGGGACATATATCCTAAGACAACACTGGGGAAACTGAATGCTGCTACCAGTTTCCTTTGTGGGGTGATAGCTATAGCACTTCCTATCCACCCCATCATAAACAACTTTGTCAGATACTATAATAAGCAGAGAGTTTTAGAAACAGCTGCCAAGCATGAATTGGAGCTGATGGAGCTATACTCAGGTGAAGGGAAAGTTGGAGGCTCCAAGAATGAACTAGAGGATCTTGTGGGGGAAGGCAAGGAGTATCCTTCATGGAGCAGACAGCTAAAAGTTTCCCACAGTGACACCTTCATTCATCTCCTATCAGATGAGAAATATTACAGGACCAGGCTTCAGAGCTGCAAATAA